GCTTGTGTTTGTGTTGTCTAGATTTCAGATATTGAGAGATCTGATACCCCATACAGATCAAAAGCGGGATACTGCATCATTCTTGTTGGAGGTACATTTTATTAGTAGAAAACCAGTTTACCTTTTCCTTTGTTTAATTTCTATTTTGGAAAGTTTTGATCTCTTTGTGACTGTTGATGTTTGTATGCAGGTAATTCAATACGTACAGTACTTACAGGAGAAGGTACAAAAGCATGAAGGATCATATCAACCTTGGAGCTCAGAGCCTACAAAACTTATGCCATGGGTAAATTCCTGTAGCTAATGATATGTTGTATCAATTTTCTTGTTAAGGTTTTTGGTTGTCAACTTTGAATTGCATTCTCTAGCTCTCAGCTGTAAGAAAGATTGATTCTTCCAACAGAGGACACTCATCCTTCGGGTTAATATATGGTAAGATGCAGTTTGCGTGATAGTCAATTTTACAAAGTGGAAACTAATGTGGAAGTACTTCCACTTATATTGCCATCTAATCCAATACACTAAACAACATAAACTTACTGAATAACGCACAGCAATCCATATTGCTACACTTTCAAAAAGCCACATGTAAGCTTAGTGTTTTTCGTTAGAGTGCGGCATACTTGCACCGACAATGCAAATTGTTCGAGTTGGGCCAAACATGGGGAAAGAAAGGCAGATGGTAAGAGACACCGAAAGCCGTGACCCTTGTCTCTAGTGTCCACATCAATTAACATTTCTGCCtgatactctctctctctctctctctctctctctctctctctctctctctctctctctcagatACACACGAATGCACGAACACATACACGTACCCAAAAAATCAAACACACCAACCTCACATGGACATCTATGTGCACATGTTCCACAATAATCCACATTATATTTGTGTACAGATAATACCCATTAGTAGTGCATGTCTAAGATTTCATTTTGTTCCATTGTTTTTGAGTATCTTTACACTGCTTTTTCTGTGAATGTGGGGATGGCTgcagttgcttctgattttcTGGCTTTGCGCTTGAATAAGATCAGTTTTTGCTTTGTTATTTACATGAGCCTGATTTATGGATTTTTGATAAGGTAAGTATATTTCATGAAATAAAAGCACCTAGTGGGTACTCAAAAAGCTCTATAATGTTCTGAATGTTGCCAGTTACAGGTGCATAAAATCTAGCAGCTTTAGATGCTGTCAGAATCGTATACATCATTCACTCTACCGCAAAAACTAAGTGAGTTTACACGCctatatttcaaacaaatattTACAGGTTCTTTCCTTCAAATCACCTGTATTTCCTTTCTAACTATACTGTTCGATACTGGAACTCTCTTCCGTAGTGCCTTCCTCCATAATATGCCCTTCCCAGCATTTTACTGTCTCCTTCAGGGTTCTTGGCATAACAAATTGTACACCAAATAAATTGAGTAGCATGTGCCAGATATGCGAGATAGTCACGCATTGCGAAATTAGATGGTTGGGGGATTCTGCGAAGCTTTCACATATTTAGCATCTGTTGCACTGTATATTCAATCTCCCATGTCTTGAAAAATTTCTTCTAAACCGTATATTCCAACTGTTGCCACTCCTGCTTTCGGCAATTGTATTTCAGTATTTTTTTTTGATAACCATGATGTCCGGGCCAGCTCGCGCCTCGGCTAATTCCACTGATGCCTGCAATCTCCCACCAACACAGTTACCAGTTAACTCTGTCCACCTAGGCTTGGACAGATTGGAAGAAATCACCTAATGTTTTTGTCCCCGCTGggatttgaattgtatttcagTATTTACAGCAATGTGATGCAAATCAGGGGATATAACTCCATGAATGTGCTCTTTTCCAGCCACATCTCTTTCCACAGCCTAGTTTTTCTGTCATTTCCCAATTTTATGGCTTACTGCGCTTCAATAAGATTGGTTTTGGCTTGATTGTTTATTTTTGTTGCGTCTTTACTCCTGTAAGATTATAATAGGTCCCTCTTGTTCCATTTTGTCTTCCTTTCTCTAAAGTTCAAGCCCAGAAGTTCAGTTTGGGCAATTATTTTTCTGATAAATGCGATTTGGCTATGATTAGTCCGTAGGTGCAACTTAGACTGTGCTTTTAACTACCTAAACATGTGTTTCATCTCGTTCTAAGAGGTAGTAACAGTTGGATGACTGAATATATTATAGTTTATGAGGAAGCAGCTTCCATTTGGTACTAAGTTAAAATTTCCTTTTTAAATGGTTTAGAGAAACAGTCATTGGCGCATGCAAAATTTACCAGCTCACCCACAAGCCTTGAAGAATGGTAGTGGCCCAGAATCAACATATCTGGGAGGGTTTGATGAGAATCCTGCAACTGTTACTTCGACAGTGCAACCAAATCAGCAGAATCTGATTGAATCTCATCCTATCAGAGATGTATCAATTAAAGCAATGGATCAACATAACGATCTAGCTAACAAGGCAATTGCAACACATATGCCGCTTCAGGCAGGTATGCAGGTGGCCGTGCCAAATAATAGTGCCTTCTCAGACTCGCAACCTAGACCAGTGTCTGATCAATGTCCCAACACAATTGATGCTCTGAATCATCACGAGGATCTGACAATAGATGGAGGCACAATCAGCATTTCAAGTCCTTACTCGCAGGGGTATGTAATTATCTTAGTTTTTTAAAGTTGGGACTTTACAGACTCAATCAAAATGTGGTCTCTCCATATCTTATTTGCTTACTTTTGACTCTCTTCCTTTGTTAGTAATCTTtatttcttgttctttaatgtggCACATGCTGTTTTTCTGGATAGCATTCCATTGTAGCATGCTCTTGGATGACGAAGCATGTCAATATCTTCAGTTTTTTCTGGATGTCTTTTCATATATTAAGCTTGTCCAATTTTCATCACTCATCTGGGCATTTTTACAAACTTGTAAATATTAGTACTTCATTTAGCAAAGCACAAGCCAGTAGGCAAGTTATTCTATCCTGGGGGCCAATTATTTGAGTATTTggaccttatcttcatcataatTCCTCTTCAGTTGTGAGCATATGCGTTCCATGCTGCATGTTAACTTCAACCAATTCAATAAGTTTTGTCTGTCCTTTCTTTTTGTGTTTCATGGCGTTAGATGTTCAAACTATGGCATATCTTGAATTTAGCGTATAGCCAAAAGTATGGTTCATTCTCATCTTTTTTGTTGAGAAAATGAACCCAGGAAAGCTGCAGCGGAAAATGAAGTCTCAAGTAAGcagtaaatatttttattaacctCATTTACGACATATTTTTTGGCATTTCAACTTTCATATGCATGTAAAGGGTGTAGTCAGAATTGTATTATCAATGGCTGCTTATGCTAAATCCGACGTTCTTATGAGACTTTTTTTGTGATATCTCCAGATTAGCGTGTCTTGGTAATCTTGTCAAGTTGGATGTCTTTATCACAACATCTATGGGTAATTCGTTTGTTGATGTCAACATGATATTTGTATTGATCACTGGTCATTGATTTGGTTTAATCAGGTTACTAAATTCATTGACACAAGCATTGGAGAATACCGGTCTTGATCTTTCTCAGGCCACTATCTCTGTGCAAATTAATTTTGGGAAGCGGGCAGACAGAGGGATGACTTCAGGACCATCAATTGCGAAGGTATAAATCTTTTCCGACTTTTCTGAAATGAGAAGCAAATTATGTTTGAGACAGCGCACTGCATCCATGAACCATGATAATGTTCAATCACTTACCTAGCGTCTTCCTTGAGGCGCATGAGCATCTTAGATTAATTCTTTGGCGATCCACCTACTCCACACTGTACACTTACCAATTCATTTGCATTTAACTCTAGGATAACGAGAATCCTCCACCCTCTAGTAATCAACATATGGATCATTTCCGGGAGGCAAGCAATGATGAAGATTTGGACCAAGCTCAAAAGAGGCTGAAGATATAGATATGATAATAGCATGGTCATATCCAGCTAAATCAACTTAGTTTTTTGTGTCATCTTATGGTTCAAAAGAAAGTCGATATGTATATCCCATTCGCTTGAGTCATGTTTATAGCAATGCGTCCTTTTGATATCTCTTCCTTTTTTCATTTTTAatgtttgttttttcttttttctttttttctgggTGATATCATCTTGCGCCTGCTTCTTAACCTCGCGATATTCTGATTTGTCAGAGGTTAATAATTGATATGTAAAAGAGTATGCAGTTATTTATGTTATGCTGTAAATCTCTTTTTCGGCTTCACCATCTATACCAATATGACTAGTTTTCCATGTTTTCTACAGTCTATAAGTCAGTAGACCTAAACAAGGAAATGATTTCTCATTTTGATTCTTGAGTATATCTTTCATCCAAATCCTGATGAACAAAGCATTTGAGTTAATGGGTTCGAAATGTAGTATTTGTACATTTCTTAACATCTGTATTGGGTTTGAGTCAAACTGCCGGTTTGGTTGAACCCATAACTCATATCACACAAAAGCAATATGACGCTAAAAGTTTGTAAAAGATGATGATTAATTACATGAAAGCATGTATGATCATGTACAGTGGGAAGATTCGTTGGTTAGTTAAGGTACTTAAAAACTTATTTTTTACGAGAGAATTGTATGCAAAATTAGACACGAGGTCTCGTGAGAACAAAATATTCATTAACCTTTAGAAAAATAACTGATAAAGAAAATCTTTTACAACAGTTAATTTCCACAATATTGTACAAAGAGTAAACGCATTGATATAAAGTGTATTTGCTACTTGGCATCGATTATAACAACAAACACGCAACAGCAAAGAAAAAAGCAAATTACTAACGGATTTTTAGAATGTGTTGGTAATATTTTTGGAGGAAGCTGTCAGGGGATTACCGACCTAAAATTTAAACAACTTAAACCGCGTACCTAAGATTTTaatacataataatataatataacacTAGAATTTAATAATAGATGATACATGAAAGCATATATATGTACTATAATTGTATCAATGGGAAGCTTATTAGTTAAAGGTACTTCACGAATTACTTTTCAATGTAAGAGTTATATACAAATTAGACAAGAGGTTTCTCATGAGAACATAATGTTGATTAATCTTTAGAGAAGATTACTGATAAGGCCACTAAAAGAGGTATAGTGTCCTGTATCCGTTCTCAGGGCTGAAACCCGAGACATCTGGTTAAGGATGGAGAGATTCTGATGATCTTACGACACCACTTGGTGGTGGGAACGGGGATGGAGCTTGATTTAACTTAAATGTACATATTCCATGCATTACGTACAACAGTTAATTTCCACATTGTACAAGCAAAAAGCGTATTTTCATGACATTGGTATCTGCTGCACGATATCAATTACTATAACAGCAATGCACAAACATGAGCTCCATTCACTATGTCTTGCACCGAAGCTTGTTTTGCGTTGCTAGTTGGGACTGAATCTATTTTTGCTCTCCATAGCATTTTACCTTCTTATTCTTGATTGATAGAAATGATTATAATTCATGTAATAATTTGGTAAATATATTAAATTGtttaggaagaaaaaaaaaacaaataaagaaataacggCAAGCCCTCTATTGGGCTGAAGCAGAGGCGAATCTAAGAATAAGAAGGTTAAATGCTTAgtttaaaattatgggttcatgCCTACTATTTATTGCAATTCAcgtttttatatataaatttatgctCCGCGTTAAAAGTATTGAGTTCAGATGGACCGATACTGAGTAATAAAGTCCATACGAAATATGAGTAAGGAAAGAAGGAAAACCCCAAAATTAAAAGGAGAAAAACAAACAATAAGAGAGACAGAAGATGATAAATTAACTAACTGTTGAGCAGAAAAGAATGGAGATAACATGAATGAATGAGATAAAAATGAAAAGTGAGGTGATGATTCTTATGGTGATTTCCATGTTATGGTACAGTGGCTAATGGAGAAACTTTAACATGAAAGTGTCATTCTGTTTGAAATTTATAACACTTAAAAGGAAGGTAGGCCCACAAAGTCTTATCCTTCCAGTCCTAGCTCGGGTAGACCTATTAAAATGAATTTAATTTCTTGTAAAGGATTATTATGTTATTGGTGTAGTTCGACGGGTTGGATAGTTACCAAACTCATGTTTGCAAAAAACAATTGAGTTTTAAAAAGATATTTTTCATAAATCACTATTGTTTAGCGTTTATTAACTTTCTACGGCTACCATAtatataattacttcctatagttACTATTTAGTTGTTATGCGACTGTATTTGCGCTACTATATTCATAAATACAGTAGCAAAATTCGCCTAAAAAATAGGGAAGTCCAGTTGTGCGACTGTATTCGCTGTATttgcgctactgtattcatgaatacagtagcggaaTTCACCTAAAAAATAGGGGAGTCCAGctgtttaataacggaaagagAATCAATTGGcgtgtatcactcctaatttaactcaacaaaatcaattcgaCATAAATTTCGCTGCTACGCGATTGTATTCGCTATATTCGCGCTACTATATTcatgctactgtattcatgaatacagtagcagaATTCGCCTAAAAATAGGGGAATCCAGTTGTTTAATAACGAAAAAAGAATCAATTAGTGTGTATCTctcctaatttaactcaacaaaatcaattctacatAAATTTTGCTGCTACGCGACTTTATtcacgctactgtattcatgaatacagtaatagGGGAGTCCAACTGTGCAACTGT
This region of Nicotiana tomentosiformis chromosome 4, ASM39032v3, whole genome shotgun sequence genomic DNA includes:
- the LOC104091255 gene encoding transcription factor BIM2, with protein sequence MKGVKGHQEEEEEEEDEIGLKKDATPPSSSNTKDGKNNDKASAIRSKHSVTEQRRRSKINERFQILRDLIPHTDQKRDTASFLLEVIQYVQYLQEKVQKHEGSYQPWSSEPTKLMPWRNSHWRMQNLPAHPQALKNGSGPESTYLGGFDENPATVTSTVQPNQQNLIESHPIRDVSIKAMDQHNDLANKAIATHMPLQAGMQVAVPNNSAFSDSQPRPVSDQCPNTIDALNHHEDLTIDGGTISISSPYSQGLLNSLTQALENTGLDLSQATISVQINFGKRADRGMTSGPSIAKDNENPPPSSNQHMDHFREASNDEDLDQAQKRLKI